A single window of Debaryomyces hansenii CBS767 chromosome F complete sequence DNA harbors:
- a CDS encoding DEHA2F09020p (highly similar to uniprot|P32419 Saccharomyces cerevisiae YDL078C MDH3 Cytoplasmic malate dehydrogenase catalyzes interconversion of malate and oxaloacetate) → MVKVTVCGAAGGIGQPLSLLLKLNPQVSELSLFDVVNANGVAADLSHICSPAKVTGYQPSSKEDRDTIQKALVNSDLVVIPAGVPRKPGMTRADLFNINASIIRDIVGSIGKACPNAAILIISNPVNSTVPIAAEVLKKLGVFNPKKLFGVTTLDSVRAETFLGELIKETPTSLKGQISVIGGHSGDTIVPLVHATASVAKKVSGLSKSQYNEFIHRVQFGGDEVVKAKNGAGSATLSMAYAGYRFAEKVIGSLNGQSESSSEIPDSSYIYLAGVPNGKELSQKYLKNSEFFSVPVILEKGQIKAFVNPFDKLNVTSEESKLVDIALGGLQNSIDQGTTFVTGSKL, encoded by the coding sequence ATGGTTAAAGTTACAGTTTGCGGAGCAGCAGGAGGCATTGGGCAACCATTGTCgttattattaaagttaaaCCCGCAAGTGAGCGAATTGTCGTTATTTGATGTGGTTAATGCAAATGGGGTTGCAGCAGATTTGTCGCACATTTGTAGTCCAGCTAAAGTTACAGGATATCAGCCTAGCAGCAAGGAAGACCGTGACACAATCCAAAAGGCGTTGGTGAATTCAGATTTGGTGGTGATTCCGGCAGGAGTTCCAAGAAAGCCGGGAATGACTCGTGCAGacttattcaatatcaatgCGTCTATTATCAGGGATATTGTTGGAAGTATCGGTAAGGCGTGTCCTAATGCTGCGATCTTGATTATTTCGAACCCGGTGAACTCGACCGTGCCAATTGCAGCCGAagtgttgaagaaattgggTGTATTTAACCCAAAAAAGCTTTTCGGGGTCACGACATTGGATTCGGTGAGAGCAGAAACTTTCTTGGGCGAATTGATCAAAGAAACTCCGACCTCGTTGAAGGGTCAGATCTCTGTGATTGGGGGCCATTCGGGTGACACAATTGTGCCTTTGGTACATGCTACAGCACTGGTTGCGAAGAAAGTATCGGGTCTCTCCAAGAGTCAGTACAACGAATTTATCCACAGAGTCCAATTTGGCGGTGACGAGGTTGTTAAGGCCAAGAACGGTGCAGGATCTGCAACCTTGTCTATGGCATATGCTGGTTATAGGTTCGCCGAGAAGGTCATTGGTTCGTTGAACGGCCAATCTGAAAGTTCCTCCGAAATCCCTGATTCgtcttatatatatttagcGGGTGTTCCAAACGGAAAAGAATTATCACAAAAgtacttgaaaaattctgaATTCTTCTCCGTGCCAGTTATCCTTGAAAAGGGTCAAATCAAAGCTTTCGTTAACCCATTCGATAAGTTGAATGTCACCTCAGAGGAATCTAAATTAGTTGATATCGCATTAGGTGGTTTACAAAACTCTATCGACCAGGGTACTACATTCGTAACTGGTTCGAAATTATAG
- a CDS encoding DEHA2F09064p (weakly similar to uniprot|Q9WXD6 Brevibacterium linens BDA1 1 4-butanediol diacrylate esterase), with the protein MSFTVHQKKELATELNDLIGELTTPEEDSKSAKINGVIAGVTDDKETVYLNAKGVKNIETGEKMVIDNVVSFFSCTKSITCMGLLKLYEQGKVDLDAPVKNYVPQISSIGVIDADSVDLESGTFIKPPRKPLTDVTLRHLLNHTAGFSYGFLDSQYVALSMKRDPHINSISPTNALFTNDKMPLLHEPGKKWTYGHSTDWVGKVIEKVTGKRLGDYLKVSIFEPIGMSSCTFHVNNTDNMVDTHIPDRNKNLKVMKKRPLNVDPEIDMGGQGCYGTVSDYLKFIRVWLNEGMCVETNKQILKPETVNYATQNHLPPGVVVDVEDQFGVKIPSQYEADGFTLAGCAYSMNNLPTGRPKGAIYWFGLANLYFWMDLENKIGGFWACQLLPVMNMASITGFMRMEFNVYEALNNSREESTKSKL; encoded by the coding sequence ATGAGTTTTACTGTTCACCAAAAGAAAGAACTTGCGACGGAGCTCAATGATCTAATAGGTGAATTGACTACTCCAGAAGAAGACCTGAAATCAGCCAAAATCAATGGTGTAATTGCAGGAGTGACCGATGACAAGGAAACAGTTTACTTGAATGCTAAAGGTgtcaaaaatattgaaactGGTGAAAAGATGGTTATAGACAATGTGGTATCATTTTTCTCTTGTACCAAGTCCATAACATGCATGggattattgaaattgtaCGAGCAAGGAAAGGTTGATCTCGATGCGCCTGTGAAGAACTACGTACCACAAATAAGTAGTATCGGTGTAATAGATGCAGATCTGGTTGATCTTGAAAGTGGTACGTTCATTAAGCCTCCACGGAAACCATTAACTGATGTGACTTTAAGACATTTATTGAACCATACTGCAGGTTTTTCATACGGGTTCCTAGATCTGCAATATGTTGCATTGAGTATGAAAAGAGATCCGCATATAAATTCCATCTCTCCAACAAATGCTTTATTTACCAATGATAAGATGCCGTTGTTGCATGAGCCTGGGAAGAAATGGACATATGGACATAGTACGGACTGGGTAGGCAAGGTGATTGAAAAAGTCACAGGAAAAAGATTAGGAGATTACTTAAAagtttcaatatttgaGCCGATTGGAATGAGTTCATGTACTTTCCATGTCAATAATACTGACAATATGGTTGACACTCATATACCAGatagaaacaaaaatttaaaagtaatgaaaaagaGACCGCTAAATGTGGATCCGGAAATTGATATGGGTGGTCAAGGGTGCTATGGCACTGTCAGCGATTATTTAAAGTTTATCAGAGTTTGGTTGAATGAGGGTATGTGTGTCGAAACAAACAAGCAAATATTGAAACCTGAAACTGTTAACTATGCAACGCAGAATCATTTACCGCCTGGAGTCGTCGTTGACGTAGAGGATCAATTTGGAGTAAAGATACCACTGCAGTATGAAGCTGATGGATTTACCTTGGCCGGTTGTGCATATTCTATGAACAATCTTCCCACTGGAAGACCTAAGGGTGCAATTTATTGGTTTGGGTTAGCTAACCTTTATTTTTGGATGgatcttgaaaataagatTGGAGGTTTCTGGGCATGCCAGTTATTACCTGTAATGAATATGGCATCTATTACTGGTTTCATGAGAATGGAATTTAATGTTTATGAAGCATTGAACAATTCTAGAGAAGAGTCAAccaaatccaaattataG
- a CDS encoding DEHA2F09086p (similar to uniprot|P00815 Saccharomyces cerevisiae YCL030C HIS4 Multifunctional enzyme containing phosphoribosyl-ATP pyrophosphatase phosphoribosyl-AMP cyclohydrolase and histidinol dehydrogenase activities), whose translation MTFPILPIISSSNKEAIAEFSVVGQILLPLESVSISKHFLHQFPNYIDVNVDTTSSKVDIDQIVELLNSGIKQVFIKESQIEEFILSGGLPSSRFAIKFDSSKVSDTALETDSAFVFNCELAKDDAKKYSQSGNRGLYYENPSITQELANKLATEDIYPIIASESLTTASSESGKISISSLFTAGLTTDRPDGLFTTLITTPAPSYTALGIVYSSVESIHASIAEKQGVYQSRKRRDELWYKGKTSGATQKLVKLEKDCDSDVVKFIVEPREGYGFCHLDKNFTCFHDGELKQKGESFGKGLARLDNTLQDRFQSAPEGSYTKRLFNDEPLLIAKLKEELDELIEAGQSSSKDTNEVAWECADLFYFAMVWCIKNGVRLADVERNLDIKSGKVTRRKGDAKPAYLKTDNEKSEQSNEEYKMETIYVNDKTTDPKDIAKALNRPVQKTADIMKLVLPIIDKVKKDGDKALLELTSKFDGVKLKSPVLSAPFPADLMDISEEMKEAIDLSMTNIEKFHAAQLPKEKIMTVETAPGVYCSRFAKAIENVGLYVPGGTAVLPSTAMMLGVPAKVAGCSNIIVATPPSRSTGKLTPEVVYVAHKLGAKCIVMAGGAQAVTAMAYGTESVLKCDKILGPGNQFVTAAKMHVQNDTQALCSIDMPAGPSEVLVIADSEADADFVASDLLSQAEHGVDSQVILVGVGLTKEKLNEFESAVKKQAQVLPRKDIVAKCLSHSYTLLVDTYDEAFKLSNKYAPEHLILQVENARSFVPDYIENAGSVFVGGLSPESCGDYSSGTNHTLPTYGYARQYSGVNTATFQKFITSQDVTEEGLKSIGKAVMTLAEVEGLEAHRNAVHVRMEKLGLL comes from the coding sequence ATGACATTTCCTATATTACCTATAATTTCTTCCTCCAATAAAGAAGCTATAGCTGAATTCTCGGTTGTGGGGCAAATTTTGCTTCCACTCGAATCAGTTTCGATTTCCAAACATTTTCTCCAccaatttccaaattacATCGATGTAAACGTTGACACTACCTCTTCAAAAGTTGACATTGaccaaattgttgaattgtTAAATAGTGGGATTAAACAggtatttattaaagagtctcaaattgaagaattcattttGTCGGGTGGGTTACCAAGTTCCAGATTCGCTATTAAATTTGACTCTTCAAAAGTGTCGGATACGGCGTTAGAAACAGACAGTGCGTTTGTATTCAATTGCGAACTTGCAAAGGATGACGCCAAAAAGTACAGTCAAAGTGGTAATAGAGGTCTCTACTATGAAAATCCTTCTATTACTCAGGAATTGGCCAATAAATTAGCCACTGAAGATATTTATCCTATAATTGCTAGCGAATCTTTAACTACTGCTTCATCAGAGAGTGGTaagatttcaatttcctcATTGTTCACTGCTGGTTTGACCACTGATCGTCCTGATGGTCTTTTCACTACTTTGATCACTACACCTGCTCCATCCTATACTGCATTAGGTATTGTCTATTCATCAGTTGAATCTATTCATGCCTCAATTGCTGAAAAACAAGGCGTATATCAATCCAGAAAACGTCGTGACGAATTATGGTATAAAGGTAAGACTAGTGGTGCAACTCAAAAATTAGTCAAATTGGAAAAGGACTGTGACTCTGATGTAGtcaaatttattgttgAACCAAGAGAAGGTTATGGATTCTGCCACTTAGATAAAAATTTTACATGCTTCCATGATGGTgaattaaaacaaaaaggTGAAAGCTTTGGTAAGGGATTAGCAAGGTTGGATAATACATTACAAGATAGATTTCAGTCTGCACCTGAAGGTTCTTATACTAAAAGGCTATTCAATGATGAACCGTTATTAATCGCCAAGTTGAAAGAAGAGTTGGATGAATTAATAGAAGCTGGACAAAGTTCTTCAAAAGATACTAATGAAGTCGCTTGGGAATGTGCGgatttgttttatttcGCAATGGTTTGGTGTATTAAGAATGGTGTTAGATTAGCAGATGTGGAAAGAAATCTTGATATAAAAAGCGGTAAAGTTACTAGACGTAAAGGTGACGCTAAGCCAGCATACTTGAAGACTGATAACGAGAAGAGCGAACAAAGTAACGAAGAATACAAGATGGAAACCATATatgttaatgataaaacCACCGATCCTAAAGATATTGCCAAGGCTTTAAATAGACCTGTTCAAAAAACTGCAGATATTATGAAATTAGTTTTaccaataattgataaagttAAGAAAGACGGTGACAAAGCATTATTAGAGCTCACATCTAAATTCGATGGTGTCAAATTAAAGTCGCCAGTCCTTAGTGCACCTTTCCCAGCTGATCTAATGGATATTTCTgaagaaatgaaagaaGCTATTGACTTATCTATGACaaacattgaaaaattccatGCAGCTCAATTACCAAAGGAAAAAATAATGACAGTTGAGACAGCCCCAGGAGTCTACTGCTCTCGTTTTGCTAAGGCAATCGAGAATGTTGGATTATACGTTCCAGGTGGTACTGCAGTATTACCTTCTACCGCTATGATGTTAGGTGTACCAGCAAAAGTTGCTGGCTGTTCGAACATTATTGTTGCTACTCCACCTTCCCGTTCTACCGGTAAGTTAACACCAGAGGTTGTATACGTTGCTCATAAACTAGGTGCTAAGTGTATCGTTATGGCAGGTGGTGCTCAAGCTGTCACTGCAATGGCCTACGGTACTGAAAGTGTGCTCAAGTGTGATAAGATTTTAGGTCCCGGTAATCAATTTGTGACTGCTGCAAAAATGCATGTCCAAAACGATACACAAGCATTATGTTCGATTGATATGCCAGCTGGTCCATCTGAGGTTTTAGTTATTGCTGATAGTGAAGCGGATGCTGATTTTGTTGCAAGTGACTTATTATCACAAGCAGAACATGGTGTTGATTCTCAAGTTATTTTGGTCGGTGTTGGCTTAACGAAGGAAAAGTTGAACGAATTTGAATCTGCCGTCAAGAAACAAGCTCAGGTTTTACCAAGAAAAGATATTGTGGCCAAATGCTTATCACACTCATACACGTTGTTAGTTGACACATACGATGAAGCATTCAAGTTATCCAATAAGTATGCTCCGGAACATTTGATCTTACAAGTTGAAAATGCTAGATCGTTTGTTCctgattatattgaaaatgctGGATCAGTATTTGTTGGTGGTTTATCTCCAGAATCCTGTGGTGATTATTCTAGTGGTACTAATCATACATTACCTACATATGGTTATGCTAGACAATATTCTGGGGTTAATACTGCAACTTTCCAAAAGTTCATTACTTCCCAAGATGTTACTGAAGAAGGTTTGAAGAGCATTGGTAAAGCTGTTATGACCTTAGCTGAAGTTGAAGGTTTAGAAGCTCATAGAAACGCTGTTCATGTGAGAATGGAAAAATTAGGTTTATTGTAA
- a CDS encoding DEHA2F09108p (similar to uniprot|P35056 Saccharomyces cerevisiae YDR244W PEX5 Essential for import of proteins with SKL-like import signal into peroxisomal matrix) — protein sequence MSFVGGGADCSANSNAIAQFNKHTQQDRSLQRQAANQQGIVQNGQGFKKDSMMNERERQNMDQFMNNGPSQSNFQFQPMRHELNMIQQNHKQPNVQNNWTNEFQTNSPSPVQRNTPLAKTGSPANAQWATEFQQPMDQTFNQSNQQQFNNMPNMRMGGYRPMMGMSMMGGGMHQQQNQMQHQEQNQDHQVDWDNQFKEIEQLTNETKDAEAEQVKGEEEPEIVIDDKYQATFQEVWDSLNSEEVENDFINQQYEEFKNTQRDSMPADMAQWEKDFAKYASTRAHFGDYQFEDNQHNQFLDLPKESDPYEIGLQLMENGAKLSEAALAFEAAIQRNEGHINAWLKLGEVQTQNEKEIAGISALEKCLELHPENSEALMTLAISYINEGYDNAAFATLERWISTKYPQVADQARQQNPAIDDEDRFSLNKRVTELFLNAAQLSPNSANMDPDVQMGLGVLFYANEDFDKTIDCFKAALSIKPDDAVLWNRLGASLANSNRSEEAVDAYFKALELKPTFVRARYNLGVSCINIGCYKEAAEHLLSGLSMHQVEGVQTDASSTLNHNQSTSLTETLKRAFIALDRRDLLEKVKPDMDINQFRGEFSF from the coding sequence ATGTCATTTGTCGGCGGTGGAGCTGACTGTTCAGCAAATAGTAATGCTATTGCTCAATTTAACAAGCATACTCAACAAGATAGATCGTTACAGAGACAAGCGGCAAATCAACAAGGTATAGTTCAAAATGGTCAAGGATTTAAGAAAGATAGTATGATGAATGAGAGAGAAAGACAAAACATGGATCAGTTTATGAATAATGGACCTTCTCAATCAAATTTCCAATTTCAACCTATGAGACATGAGTTGAATATGATACAACAGAACCATAAGCAGCCTAATGTTCAGAATAATTGGACTAATGAATTTCAAACGAATTCTCCATCACCAGTACAAAGAAATACACCATTAGCGAAGACAGGAAGTCCTGCAAATGCACAATGGGCGACCGAATTCCAACAGCCAATGGATCAAACATTTAACCAATCAAACCAGCAACAGTTTAATAATATGCCGAACATGAGAATGGGGGGTTATCGTCCTATGATGGGAATGTCTATGATGGGAGGTGGAATGCACCAACAACAGAATCAAATGCAGCATCAGGAACAGAACCAAGATCATCAAGTTGATTGGGACAACCAATTTAAGGAAATAGAACAATTGACAAACGAGACTAAAGATGCCGAAGCTGAGCAAGTAAAAGGTGAAGAGGAACCAGAAATCgttattgatgataaatacCAAGCTACTTTCCAGGAAGTTTGGGACAGTTTGAATTCGGAGGAGGTTGAAAACGATTTTATAAACCAACAATACGAGGAATTCAAGAATACTCAGCGTGATTCCATGCCTGCGGATATGGCTCAGTGGGAGAAGGATTTTGCTAAATATGCATCCACTAGAGCTCACTTCGGagattatcaatttgaagataacCAGCATAATCAATTCTTAGATTTACCAAAGGAACTGGATCCATATGAAATCGGATTACAGCTAATGGAAAACGGAGCCAAGTTGTCGGAAGCAGCATTAGCATTTGAAGCAGCTATTCAGAGAAATGAAGGTCATATAAATGCATGGTTGAAGTTGGGTGAAGTTCAAACGCAGAacgaaaaagaaattgctgGTATTTCAGCATTGGAAAAATGTTTGGAATTGCATCCTGAAAATTCTGAAGCCTTAATGACTTTGGCAATTTCGTACATCAATGAAGGATATGATAATGCTGCGTTCGCTACGTTGGAAAGATGGATCTCTACAAAATACCCACAAGTTGCTGACCAAGCACGTCAACAGAATCCCGCAAtcgatgatgaagatagaTTTTCTTTAAACAAGAGAGTGACCGAATTGTTCTTGAACGCTGCGCAATTGTCTCCAAACCTGGCGAATATGGACCCCGATGTCCAAATGGGGTTGGGTGTCTTGTTTTATGCCAATGAAGACTTTGACAAGACTATTGATTGCTTCAAAGCTGCTTTATCCATCAAACCGGATGATGCGGTGTTATGGAACAGATTAGGTGCCTCTTTGGCCAATTCTAATCGTTCTGAAGAAGCTGTTGATGCGTACTTCAAGGCATTAGAATTGAAGCCAACTTTTGTAAGAGCAAGATACAATTTAGGTGTTTCATGCATAAATATCGGTTGTTACAAAGAAGCAGCGGAACATTTACTTAGTGGCTTATCAATGCACCAAGTCGAAGGAGTTCAAACGGATGCGTCAAGCACGCTAAACCATAATCAATCGACTTCCTTGACAGAAACTTTGAAGAGAGCTTTTATTGCATTGGATCGCAGAGATTTGTTGGAGAAGGTCAAACCTGACATGgatataaatcaattcaGAGGTGAATTTAGCTTTTAA